Proteins encoded in a region of the Vitis riparia cultivar Riparia Gloire de Montpellier isolate 1030 chromosome 7, EGFV_Vit.rip_1.0, whole genome shotgun sequence genome:
- the LOC117918422 gene encoding E3 ubiquitin-protein ligase HEL2-like translates to MDDSCAVCAETLEWVSYGPCGHRDVCSTCVARLRFICDDRRCCICKTECNVVFVTKALGDYTRMVNDFSILPTESREGQVGMYWYHEDTQAFFDDVDHYKMIKAMCRLSCSVCDQMEEQSNDGSKRRQKFRNIDQLKGHLFHRHKLFMCSLCLEGRKVFICEQKLYNRAQLNQHINTGDSEVDGNEAERGGFMGHPMCDFCRSPFYGDNELYSHMSTEHYTCHICQRQNPGQFEYYKNYDDLEIHFRRDHFLCEDEACLAKKFVVFQSEAEMKRHNAIEHGGRMSRSKRNAALQIPTSFRYRRSTEQDHRRGRGRTFNRDSSADQLSLAIQASLETANASDTYHDPPPSSSSSTQAVSDHYDSDPIMQPFESLAMTDSESSSRYRQALGHNPMNVPLVESSFPPLATAPSSSLPKPKLDSEGLPKNTMAARLRRPGKANVLHSGQGWPAPNRGSVPLSSSATQSKVANIAPVPSSSLDQVKPATGSGSAPNSYASFAQARPTTVHGFASSGSSSNSGSISRISHSASAPNLADSKSFDPSVSDFPPVSATQKQKLPTITQPVLNAEAVHTANKSLVEKIRAALEFDEDKYTAFKDISGQYRQGSIDTAVYLAYVQQFGLSHLVLELARLCPDARKQKELLETYNASVRSSGLQENGWGHGNVHFKDKKISKKGKGKPVVVEDSNVKDTLADSIINTVRNLQSTFKPSEEEVEVLSKDGYRGAKGKSKGVIDEQQSDLSSAREPLPKLSAQNEVPSPGGGSNQNLGAASGGSQRRKKASKFLRARLGDGSVGALLNSQDPDPDPDPVEETLDANMNPAEGLPVHGVWRNGGGQRLFSNGQKRF, encoded by the exons ATGGACGATAGCTGTGCCGTTTGCGCCGAGACTCTCGAATGGGTTTCGTACGGACCATGTGGCCATCGCGATGTGTGCTCGACTTGCGTGGCTCGTCTTCGCTTCATCTGCGACGATCGCCGTTGCTGCATCTGCAAAACCGAGTGCAACGTTGTCTTTGTCACGAAG GCCTTAGGAGATTATACAAGAATGGTTAATGATTTTTCAATCCTGCCGACTGAATCAAGGGAGGGTCAAGTGGGAATGTACTGGTATCATGAGGACACACAAGCATTTTTTGATGATGTGGACCACTACAAGATGATCAAGGCAATGTGCAGGCTTTCTTGCAGTGTATGTGACCAGATGGAGGAACAATCAAATGATGGCTCAAAGAGAAGGCAAAAGTTTAGGAATATTGACCAGTTGAAGGGTCATTTATTCCATCGGCATAAATTGTTCATGTGCAGTTTGTGTTTGGAAGGAAGAAAA GTATTTATTTGTGAACAAAAGCTCTACAATAGAGCACAGTTGAATCAGCATATAAACACAGGTGACTCTGAGGTGGATGGAAATGAGGCTGAAAGAGGTGGCTTCATGGGGCATCCGATGTGCGACTTCTGTAGAAGCCCATTTTATGGAGATAATGAGCTGTACTCGCATATGTCCACGGAACATTATACCTGTCATATATGCCAAAG GCAGAACCCTGGACAATTTGAAtactataaaaattatgatgacCTAGAG ATCCATTTCCGGAGAGACCATTTCTTATGTGAGGACGAAGCCTGCCTTGCAAAAAAGTTTGTTGTCTTTCAATCTGAAGCAGAAATGAAG AGGCATAATGCTATAGAACATGGAGGACGTATGTCTCGCTCTAAACGTAATGCTGCTCTTCAG ATACCAACAAGTTTTCGCTATCGAAGAAGTACTGAACAAGATCATCGCCGTGGAAGAGGAAGGACATTTAATCGTGATTCCTCTGCTGATCAACTCTCCTTGGCCATTCAAGCTAGTTTGGAGACAGCTAATGCAAGTGACACATATCATGATCCACccccatcatcatcatccagcACTCAGGCAGTTTCTGATCATTATGATAGCGATCCCATAATGCAGCCATTTGAATCGTTGGCTATGACAGATTCTGAATCTTCTTCGAGATATCGTCAAGCCTTGGGTCATAACCCAATGAATGTACCTCTTGTGGAGTCTTCCTTTCCTCCTCTCGCCACGGCACCCAGCAGCAGTCTACCAAAACCCAAACTTGACTCAGAAGGTTTGCCGAAAAATACCATGGCTGCACGTCTCCGCCGTCCAGGTAAGGCAAATGTTCTCCATTCAGGTCAGGGTTGGCCAGCCCCAAATCGTGGATCAGTCCCACTATCAAGTAGTGCAACTCAATCTAAGGTTGCAAATATTGCACCTGTGCCATCATCTAGTCTGGATCAGGTTAAGCCAGCAACTGGTAGTGGATCTGCTCCAAACAGCTATGCTAGTTTTGCTCAGGCTCGACCCACAACAGTGCATGGATTTGCATCATCTGGTTCTTCAAGTAACTCAGGCAGCATAAGTAGGATCAGCCACTCTGCATCAGCCCCAAATCTTGCTGATAGCAAATCTTTTGATCCTTCTGTGTCTGATTTTCCTCCAGTTTCTGCAACACAAAAGCAAAAGTTGCCAACAATTACCCAGCCCGTGCTGAATGCAGAAGCTGTTCACACTGCAAACAAGTCTCTGGTGGAAAAGATCCGTGCTGCTCTTGAATTTGATGAAGACAAATACACCGCTTTTAAAGACATATCCGGGCAGTATCGGCAAGGTTCAATTGACACCGCAGTATATCTGGCTTATGTTCAGCAGTTTGGTTTGTCACATCTTGTTCTTGAATTGGCTAGACTCTGTCCTGATGCTCGGAAGCAGAAAGAACTTTTAGAGACCTATAATGCTAGTGTACGGAGCAGTGGTTTACAAGAAAATGGTTGGGGGCATGGCAATGTCCAttttaaagacaaaaagatCTCCAAGAAAGGTAAAGGAAAACCTGTAGTTGTGGAGGACAGTAATGTGAAGGATACATTAGCAGATAGCATCATTAACACAGTTAGGAACCTTCAGTCCACCTTCAAGCCTTCAGAAGAAGAGGTGGAGGTGTTGTCAAAGGATGGGTACCGTGGTGCAAAAGGCAAATCAAAGGGAGTGATTGATGAGCAACAGTCAGATCTGAGTTCTGCTAGAGAACCCTTACCAAAGCTGAGTGCCCAAAATGAGGTGCCATCACCGGGTGGTGGATCTAATCAAAATTTAGGGGCTGCGAGTGGAGGAAGTCAGCGACGGAAGAAAGCATCAAAATTCCTCAGAGCCCGTCTGGGTGATGGTTCAGTGGGTGCACTTCTGAACTCCCAAGATCCTGACCCAGATCCAGATCCAGTGGAGGAAACATTAGATGCAAACATGAATCCGGCTGAAGGCTTACCAGTTCATGGTGTTTGGCGGAATGGTGGTGGTCAGAGACTTTTTAGCAATGGCCAGAAGAGATTCTAA
- the LOC117918198 gene encoding uncharacterized protein LOC117918198, producing the protein MLRITAKKDVVDDRRYVYNAYKVFVEDLKNERTHRIFTISTFCDFTAGKWFKEVLKSCRNSHGKIVVGVCAEVEADWLKNVACSDPGDDPYGILQLCIGSQCLIYQLPEPGDDPPRCVTEFFSDPNVVAVGVGMKTLAKRMLREQRLKMVNTVDLGTLAFEGLRREDLDLGRYDLDRLAKAVLGKHMDVVRPEKDMKWYDRSHYDWYDRVLTCEKAAYATVDPYLCFLIGTQLYDMIKDHSAPRKNKKKNRNKNKKN; encoded by the coding sequence ATGCTGAGAATCACAGCGAAGAAGGACGTCGTAGACGATAGGAGATATGTTTACAACGCCTACAAAGTGTTCGTGGAGGACCTCAAGAACGAGCGCACACATCGCATCTTCACCATTTCCACGTTCTGTGATTTCACCGCCGGCAAGTGGTTCAAAGAAGTTTTGAAAAGCTGCCGGAACAGCCACGGGAAGATAGTCGTCGGCGTCTGTGCCGAGGTTGAAGCCGATTGGTTAAAAAACGTCGCCTGCAGCGACCCCGGTGACGATCCCTACGGCATCCTTCAGCTCTGCATCGGCTCGCAATGTCTCATCTACCAGTTGCCGGAGCCTGGCGACGACCCGCCGAGGTGCGTAACAGAGTTTTTCTCTGATCCAAACGTTGTTGCTGTTGGTGTTGGTATGAAGACGCTGGCGAAGAGGATGCTGCGGGAGCAAAGGTTGAAGATGGTGAACACAGTGGATTTGGGGACTTTGGCTTTTGAGGGGCTGCGAAGGGAGGATCTGGATCTTGGTCGCTATGATCTAGACCGGCTGGCGAAGGCGGTGTTGGGGAAGCACATGGATGTGGTTCGGCCAGAGAAGGATATGAAGTGGTACGATAGGAGTCATTACGACTGGTACGACAGAGTGCTCACCTGCGAGAAGGCCGCCTATGCTACTGTCGATCCATACCTTTGCTTTCTCATCGGGACTCAGCTATACGATATGATCAAGGATCATTCTGCTCCCaggaagaacaagaagaagaacaggaacaagaacaagaagaaCTAG